The Candidatus Paceibacterota bacterium genome window below encodes:
- a CDS encoding exosortase/archaeosortase family protein, which translates to MANQPENGILEDFRIQFLECWQRLPNKGLFFVLLIAWLALFHFLGNSTLGYISTPSLLQWMHLVYGSEDTSGSDDSRGRLIPFVVLALFWWKRKELLALQLRMWWPGLLLVALALALHVLGYMGQQPRISIVALFTGIYGLTGLVWGPKWLRDSFFPFCLFAFCVPLGWSAVSVTFPMRLLVCRLVELIASFILQIDVLRVGTALIDPTGHYQYDVAAACSGIRSLFATVAVAIIYAMLSFRSWWKRGVLMVSAVPLAIIGNTLRMLTIIIAAEIGGQKAGTYVHDGGPFGILSLLPYVAAFAGLMLLGHWLRGNQSKPDAPPAVVQPNGSGHL; encoded by the coding sequence ATGGCAAACCAACCGGAAAACGGGATCCTGGAGGACTTTCGCATTCAATTCCTGGAATGCTGGCAGCGGCTGCCGAACAAGGGCTTGTTCTTTGTCCTGCTGATCGCCTGGCTGGCTTTGTTCCATTTCCTGGGCAACTCCACACTGGGTTATATCTCGACCCCGTCGCTGCTGCAGTGGATGCACCTCGTTTACGGGAGCGAAGACACGAGCGGTTCCGACGATAGCCGCGGCAGGTTGATTCCCTTCGTCGTGCTTGCGCTCTTCTGGTGGAAACGCAAAGAACTACTGGCCCTGCAACTGCGTATGTGGTGGCCCGGGCTGCTGCTGGTGGCGCTGGCGCTGGCGCTGCATGTGTTGGGATACATGGGCCAGCAACCGCGCATCTCAATCGTCGCGCTGTTTACCGGCATCTACGGTTTGACCGGATTGGTCTGGGGCCCGAAATGGCTGCGCGACAGCTTCTTCCCATTCTGCTTGTTCGCATTTTGCGTGCCTTTGGGGTGGTCCGCGGTATCCGTCACATTCCCCATGCGGCTGCTGGTGTGCCGGTTGGTGGAGTTGATTGCGAGTTTCATCCTGCAAATTGACGTCCTGAGAGTGGGCACCGCGCTGATTGATCCGACGGGCCATTATCAGTATGACGTGGCGGCGGCGTGCAGCGGCATTCGCAGCCTGTTCGCCACTGTGGCGGTGGCGATCATCTACGCGATGCTCTCATTCCGGTCGTGGTGGAAGCGCGGCGTGCTGATGGTCTCGGCGGTGCCGCTGGCGATCATAGGGAATACCCTGCGCATGCTGACCATTATCATTGCCGCGGAGATTGGGGGGCAGAAGGCCGGAACCTACGTGCATGATGGCGGGCCGTTCGGAATTCTAAGCCTGTTGCCGTATGTGGCCGCATTTGCGGGTTTGATGCTGCTTGGGCATTGGCTGCGCGGGAACCAGTCAAAGCCCGATGCTCCGCCCGCGGTGGTCCAACCCAACGGATCCGGGCATCTATGA
- a CDS encoding exosortase-associated EpsI family protein has product MNKQKWIILIVALGLMGGAASVLTRLQANQKLGRPAVKTSPIAGSQRLQVELPERALDYTSEAVEVDKATLEWLPQDTSFGQRLYRAPDGFYTAVNVVLMGSDRTSLHKTEFCLEGQGWQIDRSATAEAKVRMERPYPYDLPVMKFIATRDVKSEGRTVTVRGVYVVWFVAEDEYTARHWQRMWWMARDLLCTGVLQRWASVSFFAQCAPGAEDATFERMKKLIGALVPEFQLVPRPEETVGVPRPKPGQ; this is encoded by the coding sequence ATGAACAAACAAAAGTGGATTATCCTGATCGTGGCGCTCGGTCTGATGGGAGGCGCGGCGAGCGTCCTGACGAGGCTGCAGGCGAACCAGAAACTGGGGCGGCCGGCTGTTAAGACCAGCCCCATTGCCGGCAGCCAGCGGCTCCAGGTCGAACTGCCCGAGCGGGCGCTGGATTATACGTCAGAGGCGGTAGAGGTGGACAAGGCTACGCTTGAATGGCTGCCGCAGGATACCAGCTTTGGCCAGCGGCTGTATCGGGCGCCGGACGGGTTCTACACAGCGGTGAACGTGGTGTTGATGGGCAGCGACCGGACCAGCCTTCACAAGACAGAATTCTGTTTGGAAGGACAAGGGTGGCAAATTGACCGCAGCGCCACAGCGGAAGCCAAGGTGCGCATGGAGCGGCCTTATCCGTATGATCTGCCTGTGATGAAGTTTATTGCCACCCGGGACGTTAAATCCGAGGGACGGACTGTGACTGTTCGGGGTGTTTACGTGGTCTGGTTTGTCGCTGAGGACGAGTACACTGCCCGGCACTGGCAACGCATGTGGTGGATGGCCCGCGACCTTCTGTGCACAGGTGTCCTGCAGCGCTGGGCCTCAGTCAGCTTCTTTGCCCAGTGCGCGCCCGGGGCGGAGGACGCCACGTTCGAACGGATGAAGAAGCTCATCGGCGCGCTGGTGCCCGAGTTCCAACTGGTCCCTCGACCGGAAGAGACTGTCGGGGTCCCGCGGCCGAAGCCCGGGCAGTAA